Proteins found in one Rhodobacter capsulatus SB 1003 genomic segment:
- the uvrA gene encoding excinuclease ABC subunit UvrA yields MAEQKFIEVRGAREHNLKGVDLDIPRDALTVITGLSGSGKSSLAFDTIYAEGQRRYVESLSAYARQFLDQMGKPDVDHISGLSPAISIEQKTTSKNPRSTVGTVTEIYDYLRLLFARAGTPYSPATGLPIEAMQVQDMVDRVMAMEEGARGYLLAPVIRDRKGEYRKEFAEWRKAGFQRVKVNGAFYDLEEPPVLDKKFRHNIDVVVDRIVVRPGLETRLADSFRTALDLADGIALWEDALSTEETEAGKEAQRITFSEKFACPVSGFTIAEIEPRLFSFNAPFGACPVCDGLGVELFFDDRLVVPDTSLTLAAGALAPWAKSKSPYFIQTIDALSKHYGFDKKKPWKSLPPEVQRLFLYGSGKDEIKFRFDEGGRVYEVTRSFEGVIPNMERRYRETDSAWVREEFERYQNNRPCGACGGYRLKPEALAVKIAGLHIGQIVEMSIKEAFAKIEDIPVQLSKQKNEIARPILKEIRERLGFLINVGLDYLTLSRAAGTLSGGESQRIRLASQIGSGLTGVLYVLDEPSIGLHQRDNDRLLSTLKNLRDQGNTVLVVEHDEDAIRHADYVFDIGPGAGVHGGQVVAQGTPAEIAADPASLTGQYLAGTRRIEVPVQRREGNGKKLVISKACGNNLKDVTAAFPLGKFVCVTGVSGGGKSTLTIETLYKTAAMRLNGARETPAPCDSIKGFEHLDKVIDIDQRPIGRTPRSNPATYTGAFTPIRDWFAGLPEAQARGYKPGRFSFNVKGGRCEACQGDGVIKIEMHFLPDVYVTCETCKGHRYNRETLEIKFKDKSIADVLEMTVEDAQEFFKAVPSIREKMDALVEVGLGYIKVGQQATTLSGGEAQRVKLSKELARRATGRTLYILDEPTTGLHFEDVRKLLEVLHSLVDQGNTVVVIEHNLDVIKTADWIIDIGPEGGDGGGRIVAEGTPEQVAAHPASHTGRYLAPMLGMKVAAE; encoded by the coding sequence ATGGCCGAGCAAAAGTTCATCGAAGTGCGCGGGGCGCGCGAGCATAACCTCAAGGGCGTCGATCTCGACATTCCGCGCGATGCGCTGACGGTGATCACCGGGCTTTCCGGCTCGGGCAAGTCCTCGCTCGCCTTTGACACGATCTATGCCGAGGGGCAGCGCCGCTATGTCGAAAGCCTCTCGGCCTATGCGCGGCAGTTTCTGGACCAGATGGGCAAGCCCGATGTCGATCACATCTCGGGGCTGAGCCCCGCGATTTCGATCGAGCAGAAGACGACCTCGAAGAACCCGCGCTCGACCGTCGGCACGGTGACCGAGATTTACGACTATCTGCGGCTGCTCTTTGCCCGCGCGGGCACGCCCTATTCGCCCGCCACCGGCCTGCCGATCGAGGCGATGCAGGTGCAGGACATGGTCGATCGCGTCATGGCGATGGAGGAGGGGGCGCGGGGCTATCTGCTGGCCCCCGTCATCCGCGACCGCAAGGGCGAATATCGCAAGGAATTCGCCGAATGGCGCAAGGCGGGCTTTCAGCGGGTGAAGGTGAACGGGGCGTTTTACGACCTCGAGGAGCCGCCCGTGCTGGACAAGAAATTCCGTCACAACATCGATGTGGTGGTGGATCGGATCGTCGTGCGGCCGGGGCTGGAGACGCGGCTGGCGGACAGTTTCCGCACCGCGCTCGATCTGGCCGACGGCATCGCGCTGTGGGAAGACGCTCTGTCAACCGAGGAGACCGAGGCGGGCAAGGAAGCGCAGCGCATCACGTTCTCGGAGAAATTCGCCTGTCCGGTCAGTGGCTTCACCATTGCGGAAATCGAGCCGCGGCTGTTTTCCTTCAACGCGCCCTTTGGCGCCTGCCCGGTTTGCGACGGGCTGGGGGTGGAGCTGTTCTTCGATGACCGGCTGGTGGTGCCCGACACATCCCTGACGCTGGCCGCCGGGGCGCTGGCCCCCTGGGCGAAGTCGAAAAGCCCCTATTTCATCCAGACCATCGACGCGCTTTCGAAACATTACGGCTTTGACAAGAAGAAGCCGTGGAAATCGCTGCCGCCCGAGGTGCAGCGGCTGTTCCTTTATGGCTCCGGCAAGGACGAGATCAAGTTCCGCTTTGACGAGGGCGGCCGGGTCTATGAGGTGACGCGCAGTTTCGAAGGCGTGATCCCGAACATGGAGCGACGCTATCGCGAGACCGACAGCGCCTGGGTGCGCGAGGAATTCGAGCGCTATCAGAACAACCGCCCCTGCGGCGCCTGCGGCGGCTACCGGCTGAAACCCGAGGCGCTGGCGGTGAAGATCGCCGGGCTGCACATCGGCCAGATCGTCGAAATGTCGATCAAGGAGGCCTTCGCGAAGATCGAGGACATCCCCGTCCAGCTGAGCAAGCAAAAGAACGAGATCGCCCGCCCGATCCTCAAGGAAATCCGCGAGCGGCTGGGCTTTCTGATCAATGTCGGGCTGGATTATCTGACCCTGAGCCGGGCGGCGGGGACGCTTTCGGGCGGCGAAAGCCAGCGCATCCGGCTGGCGAGCCAGATCGGCTCCGGCCTGACCGGGGTGCTTTACGTGCTCGACGAACCGAGCATCGGGCTGCATCAGCGCGACAATGACCGGCTGCTTTCGACGCTGAAAAACCTGCGCGATCAAGGCAATACGGTGCTGGTGGTCGAACATGACGAAGATGCGATCCGCCATGCCGATTATGTCTTCGACATCGGCCCGGGCGCGGGGGTGCATGGCGGGCAGGTGGTGGCGCAGGGCACGCCCGCCGAGATTGCCGCCGATCCGGCCAGCCTGACCGGGCAATATCTGGCGGGCACGCGGCGCATCGAAGTGCCCGTGCAACGGCGCGAGGGGAATGGCAAGAAGCTTGTGATTTCAAAGGCCTGCGGCAACAACCTGAAAGATGTGACGGCTGCGTTTCCGCTGGGCAAATTCGTCTGCGTGACCGGCGTCTCGGGCGGCGGCAAATCCACGCTGACCATCGAGACGCTTTACAAGACCGCGGCGATGCGGCTGAACGGCGCGCGGGAAACGCCTGCGCCTTGCGACAGCATCAAGGGCTTCGAGCATCTCGACAAGGTGATCGACATCGACCAGCGGCCGATCGGGCGCACGCCGCGCTCGAACCCCGCGACCTATACCGGCGCCTTTACCCCCATCCGCGACTGGTTCGCGGGCCTGCCCGAGGCGCAGGCGCGCGGCTACAAGCCCGGGCGGTTCAGCTTCAACGTCAAGGGCGGGCGCTGCGAGGCCTGTCAGGGCGATGGCGTGATCAAGATCGAGATGCACTTCCTGCCCGACGTGTACGTCACCTGCGAGACCTGCAAGGGCCACCGCTACAACCGCGAGACTTTGGAGATCAAGTTCAAGGACAAGAGCATCGCCGATGTCCTTGAAATGACGGTGGAAGATGCGCAGGAATTCTTCAAGGCCGTGCCCTCGATCCGGGAAAAGATGGATGCTTTGGTCGAGGTGGGGCTGGGCTATATCAAGGTCGGGCAGCAGGCGACGACGCTTTCGGGCGGCGAGGCGCAGCGGGTGAAGCTGTCAAAGGAACTGGCGCGCCGCGCCACCGGGCGGACGCTTTACATCCTCGATGAACCCACGACGGGGCTGCATTTCGAGGATGTTCGCAAACTTCTGGAAGTTCTGCATTCTCTGGTCGATCAGGGCAACACGGTCGTGGTGATCGAGCACAATCTTGACGTGATCAAGACCGCCGACTGGATCATCGACATCGGTCCCGAGGGCGGCGATGGCGGCGGGCGGATCGTGGCCGAGGGCACGCCGGAACAGGTGGCGGCCCATCCGGCCAGCCATACCGGGCGCTATCTGGCGCCGATGCTGGGGATGAAGGTGGCGGCGGAATGA
- a CDS encoding class I SAM-dependent methyltransferase, translating to MSADQIGFWDRVADRYAARPVRDVAAYEAMLAEVAARLHPGDKVLEIGCGTGSTALRLGPGVGLWLATDLSPEMHRIACAKPGCAQVQFRQTAAEARHAEAPFDVICAFHILHLVPDAAATLAALFGQLKPGGLFLSKTWCLADLPFWMKAILPLLRLRGWMPPARALRAPELRALITAAGFVIEEERTFGKGAHSRYIVARKPV from the coding sequence ATGAGCGCGGATCAGATTGGTTTCTGGGATCGGGTGGCGGACCGCTATGCGGCGCGGCCGGTCCGCGACGTGGCGGCCTATGAGGCGATGCTGGCCGAGGTGGCGGCGCGGCTGCACCCCGGTGACAAGGTTCTGGAAATCGGCTGCGGCACCGGGTCCACGGCGCTGCGGCTGGGGCCGGGGGTGGGGCTCTGGCTCGCCACCGATCTTTCGCCGGAAATGCACCGCATCGCCTGTGCCAAGCCCGGCTGCGCTCAGGTGCAGTTCCGCCAGACCGCGGCCGAGGCCCGCCATGCCGAGGCGCCCTTTGACGTGATCTGCGCCTTTCACATCCTGCATCTGGTCCCCGATGCCGCGGCGACGCTGGCCGCGCTGTTCGGGCAGCTGAAACCGGGCGGGCTCTTCCTGTCGAAAACCTGGTGTCTGGCGGATCTGCCGTTCTGGATGAAGGCAATCCTGCCGCTTCTGCGGCTGCGCGGCTGGATGCCGCCTGCCCGCGCGCTGCGGGCGCCCGAGCTGCGGGCGCTGATCACGGCCGCGGGTTTCGTGATCGAGGAAGAGCGCACCTTCGGCAAGGGCGCGCACAGCCGCTACATCGTCGCGCGCAAGCCGGTCTGA
- a CDS encoding YgaP family membrane protein → MFKTNVGGMDKKLRIAAGIVLLVAGFLTGGEAGYNWIFLIGIVPLATGLMNTCPLYSVLGINTCKN, encoded by the coding sequence ATGTTCAAGACCAATGTGGGCGGCATGGACAAGAAACTGCGCATCGCGGCGGGCATCGTCCTGCTGGTCGCCGGGTTTCTGACCGGCGGTGAAGCGGGCTACAACTGGATTTTCCTGATCGGCATCGTGCCGCTGGCCACCGGGCTGATGAACACCTGCCCGCTTTACAGCGTGCTGGGCATCAACACCTGCAAGAACTGA
- a CDS encoding Crp/Fnr family transcriptional regulator, protein MDWIDTSPSLACLDAPARAALAPLVPGEVPKGTVLFRPGDAVQGFVLMLDGRIEVFLTGANGRELLLYAVEPGQTCVQTTLGLLGEATYSGEAITTAPCRLVLVPRPIFLKLMENSPGFRSLVFAAMAVRMEEVIRLMERVSFQSVESRLAGWLVARAEAGRVQATHAEIAVQIGSAREVVSRRLDAFARRGWVRTERGAVELRDAPALARLAATEAL, encoded by the coding sequence ATGGACTGGATCGACACCTCCCCCTCGCTTGCCTGCCTTGACGCCCCGGCCCGCGCCGCGCTGGCGCCGCTTGTGCCGGGCGAGGTGCCAAAGGGCACCGTGCTGTTTCGCCCCGGCGATGCGGTGCAGGGCTTCGTCTTGATGCTCGACGGCCGGATAGAGGTCTTCCTGACCGGGGCGAACGGCCGCGAACTCTTGCTTTATGCGGTCGAACCGGGGCAGACCTGCGTGCAGACGACACTCGGCCTTTTGGGCGAGGCCACCTACAGCGGTGAGGCGATCACCACCGCGCCTTGCCGCCTTGTCCTTGTGCCCCGCCCCATCTTCCTGAAACTGATGGAAAATTCCCCGGGCTTCCGCAGCCTTGTCTTTGCCGCCATGGCGGTGCGGATGGAGGAGGTGATCCGGCTGATGGAGCGGGTCTCGTTCCAGTCGGTCGAAAGCCGTCTGGCGGGCTGGCTGGTGGCGCGGGCCGAGGCCGGGCGGGTGCAGGCCACCCATGCGGAAATCGCGGTGCAGATCGGCTCCGCGCGCGAGGTGGTGTCGCGTCGCCTTGACGCCTTTGCGCGGCGCGGCTGGGTGCGCACCGAACGCGGCGCGGTCGAGCTGCGCGATGCGCCCGCGCTGGCCCGGCTCGCCGCGACCGAGGCTTTGTGA
- the mmsB gene encoding 3-hydroxyisobutyrate dehydrogenase, which produces MKIGFIGLGNMGAPMAANLAKAGHAVTGFDLAAPVPEGVAAAKSIAAAVQGAEVVITMLPNGAILRAVADEALAAMTPGAVLCDCSTVDVESARAVAAEAATAGMGALDAPVSGGVGGASAGTLTFMVGGSDAAFATVKPLFDVMGQKAVHCGASGAGQAAKICNNMILGVTMIATCEAFALADKLGLDRGKMFDVVSTSSGYSWVMNAYCPAPGIGPKSPADNGYKPGFAAELMLKDLRLSQQAATGADADTPMGELAAALYARFVEEEDGKGMDFSAMLPRFEKRGRG; this is translated from the coding sequence ATGAAAATCGGGTTCATCGGACTTGGGAACATGGGCGCGCCGATGGCGGCGAACCTGGCAAAGGCGGGCCATGCGGTGACGGGCTTCGATCTGGCCGCGCCCGTGCCCGAAGGCGTCGCAGCGGCGAAAAGCATCGCCGCGGCGGTGCAGGGCGCCGAGGTGGTGATCACCATGCTGCCCAATGGCGCGATCCTGCGCGCGGTGGCCGACGAGGCTTTGGCGGCGATGACCCCCGGTGCGGTGCTTTGCGATTGCTCGACCGTCGATGTCGAAAGCGCCCGCGCCGTGGCGGCCGAGGCGGCGACGGCGGGCATGGGGGCGCTTGACGCGCCGGTCTCGGGCGGGGTCGGCGGGGCGAGCGCGGGCACGCTGACCTTCATGGTCGGCGGCTCTGACGCCGCCTTTGCCACGGTGAAACCGCTTTTTGACGTGATGGGGCAAAAGGCCGTGCATTGCGGTGCCTCCGGCGCGGGTCAGGCGGCGAAGATCTGCAACAACATGATCCTGGGCGTCACGATGATCGCCACCTGCGAGGCCTTTGCACTGGCCGACAAGCTGGGGCTGGACCGGGGCAAGATGTTCGATGTCGTCTCGACCTCGTCCGGCTACAGCTGGGTGATGAACGCCTATTGCCCGGCCCCGGGGATCGGGCCGAAAAGCCCGGCGGACAATGGCTACAAGCCCGGCTTTGCGGCCGAACTGATGCTGAAGGACCTGCGGCTTTCGCAACAGGCGGCGACGGGCGCCGATGCCGACACGCCGATGGGCGAACTGGCCGCCGCCCTTTACGCCCGCTTCGTCGAGGAGGAGGACGGCAAGGGAATGGACTTTTCCGCCATGCTGCCGCGGTTCGAAAAGCGCGGCCGCGGCTGA
- a CDS encoding enoyl-CoA hydratase/isomerase family protein, whose amino-acid sequence MSDWILARKEGRAGRITFNRPAALNALDHDMAGAIEAALEGWRHDPAVEVVIIDAVGERAFCAGGDIATIYHLGKEGDFEIGPRFWRAEYRLNARIKEYEKPILAFMQGFVMGGGVGIGGHARHRIVGDTTQIAMPETGIGLIPDVGGTLILALAPGRVGEYLGLTGGRIGAADAIYAGFADLYIPEADWPGLIAKIAETGDPGCLPKQHSPAQKGRLADLRPEIEAAFGGGSLREIVGTLDRMPCDFAQDTAATLRRVSALSAEATLRLIRMTRATPTIREALSNEFRFTLRAVEKAEFLEGVRAQIIDKDRKPNWRHSLDTLPEPLLAELLAPLPAGWEIPFDA is encoded by the coding sequence ATGAGTGACTGGATTTTGGCCCGCAAAGAGGGCCGCGCGGGCCGCATCACCTTCAACCGCCCCGCGGCGCTGAATGCGCTCGATCACGACATGGCCGGGGCGATCGAAGCCGCGCTGGAGGGCTGGCGCCATGATCCCGCGGTTGAGGTCGTGATCATCGACGCCGTGGGGGAGCGCGCCTTTTGCGCGGGCGGCGACATTGCCACGATCTATCACCTTGGCAAAGAAGGCGATTTCGAGATCGGGCCGCGGTTCTGGCGGGCCGAATACCGGCTCAATGCGCGGATCAAGGAATATGAAAAGCCGATCCTCGCCTTCATGCAGGGCTTCGTGATGGGCGGCGGCGTCGGCATCGGCGGGCACGCGCGGCACCGCATCGTCGGCGACACGACGCAAATCGCCATGCCCGAAACCGGCATAGGCCTGATCCCGGATGTGGGCGGCACGCTGATATTGGCCCTCGCCCCCGGGCGGGTGGGCGAATATCTGGGCCTGACCGGCGGGCGGATCGGCGCGGCGGATGCAATCTATGCGGGCTTTGCCGATCTTTACATCCCCGAGGCGGACTGGCCCGGCCTGATCGCGAAGATCGCCGAGACCGGCGATCCCGGCTGCCTGCCGAAACAGCATTCCCCCGCGCAAAAGGGTCGTCTGGCCGATCTCCGCCCCGAGATCGAAGCGGCTTTCGGCGGGGGAAGCCTGCGCGAAATCGTCGGAACCCTTGACCGGATGCCGTGCGATTTCGCGCAGGACACGGCCGCGACGCTGCGCCGGGTCTCGGCGCTCTCGGCCGAGGCGACGCTGCGGCTGATCCGCATGACGCGGGCGACGCCGACGATCCGCGAGGCGCTCTCGAACGAGTTCCGCTTTACCCTGCGCGCGGTCGAAAAGGCGGAATTTCTGGAAGGCGTGCGGGCGCAGATCATCGACAAGGACCGCAAGCCGAACTGGCGCCACAGCCTCGACACCCTGCCCGAGCCGCTTCTGGCCGAGCTGCTTGCCCCCCTGCCCGCGGGCTGGGAAATTCCTTTCGACGCCTGA
- a CDS encoding acyl-CoA dehydrogenase family protein, whose amino-acid sequence MDFALSEEQQAIFDMAFAFGQEEIAPHARDWEAAGTIPRDLWPKVAALGLGGIYVSEDYGGSGLSRLDATLVFEALAMACPAVGSFLSIHNMCGGMIDKFGSPETKARFLPKLCTMETIFSYCLTEPGSGSDAAALRTRAEAVPGGYKLNGTKAFISGGGYSDAYVTMVRTGGEGPKGISTLVVEAGTKGLSFGGLEDKMGWRAQPTAQVNFDDCMVAAENLVGVAGKGFAYAMAGLDGGRLNIAASALGGAQAAFDATLRYMGERKAFGQSLDQFQALQFRLAEQEVKLQSARIFLRQAAWKLDHAAPDATKFCAMAKLYVTDAAFDVANQCLQLHGGYGYLADYGIEKLVRDLRVHQILEGTNEIMRLIITRNLMAERDR is encoded by the coding sequence ATGGATTTCGCGCTGAGCGAGGAGCAGCAGGCGATCTTCGACATGGCCTTCGCCTTCGGGCAGGAGGAAATCGCGCCGCATGCGCGCGACTGGGAGGCGGCGGGGACGATCCCGCGCGATCTGTGGCCCAAGGTGGCGGCGCTGGGGCTGGGGGGCATCTATGTGTCCGAGGACTACGGCGGCTCGGGGCTGAGCCGTCTTGACGCGACGCTCGTCTTCGAGGCGCTGGCGATGGCCTGCCCGGCGGTGGGCTCGTTCCTGTCGATCCACAACATGTGCGGCGGCATGATCGACAAATTCGGCAGCCCGGAGACGAAGGCCCGGTTCCTGCCCAAGCTGTGCACGATGGAGACGATCTTTTCCTATTGCCTGACCGAACCCGGCTCGGGCTCGGATGCCGCCGCCTTGCGCACCCGCGCCGAAGCCGTGCCGGGGGGCTACAAGCTCAATGGCACCAAGGCCTTCATCTCGGGCGGCGGCTATTCCGACGCCTATGTGACCATGGTGCGCACCGGCGGCGAGGGGCCGAAGGGCATCTCGACGCTGGTGGTCGAGGCGGGGACAAAGGGGCTGTCTTTCGGCGGGCTGGAAGACAAGATGGGCTGGCGCGCGCAGCCGACCGCGCAGGTGAATTTCGACGATTGCATGGTTGCGGCCGAGAACCTTGTGGGGGTCGCGGGCAAGGGTTTTGCCTATGCGATGGCGGGGCTCGATGGCGGGCGGCTGAACATTGCAGCCTCGGCCCTTGGCGGCGCGCAGGCGGCGTTTGACGCGACGCTGCGGTACATGGGCGAGCGCAAGGCCTTTGGCCAGTCGCTCGACCAGTTCCAGGCGCTGCAGTTCCGGCTGGCCGAGCAGGAGGTCAAGCTGCAATCGGCGCGGATCTTCCTGCGGCAGGCGGCCTGGAAGCTGGATCACGCCGCCCCGGATGCGACGAAATTCTGTGCCATGGCAAAGCTTTACGTCACCGATGCGGCCTTTGATGTGGCCAACCAATGCCTGCAGCTGCATGGCGGCTACGGCTATCTGGCCGATTACGGCATCGAGAAACTGGTGCGCGATCTGCGCGTGCATCAGATCCTGGAAGGCACGAATGAAATCATGCGGTTGATCATCACCCGCAACCTGATGGCGGAGCGCGACCGATGA